In a single window of the Biomphalaria glabrata chromosome 5, xgBioGlab47.1, whole genome shotgun sequence genome:
- the LOC106077619 gene encoding replication protein A 70 kDa DNA-binding subunit-like — translation MKLSNNAILQILHELTPENPKFQVINAKKIESAANSVDRYRLLLSDGDYLYSHVMLAAQLNRFMESNEITNYAVIEVTKYMCNKLAGDKRVIIILDLKVLASGADVGEKIGNPTVINPSEIPPLSSLKEDVPEQKVSLPTSKPLATNNHFGKFGGSNPENNNQKLSKPSTPSTPSSRVHSITSLTPYQNRWRIRARVTFKSNIRTWSNSKGEGKLFNVNLIDESGEIRCTGFNEQLDKFYDMLEVNKVYYFSKCSLKTANKQYSNLKCDYEMTMNAETIIEPCNDGADLPSLTFEFVKISELDKFKPNSNVDIVGIVKVCNDVSSVVSKQTQKEIVKRDLQLVDQSGVAVNLTLWGDDATKFDGQGFPVIAVKGARVSDFNGRSLSVSGSSQLIVNPGIPEAFTLRGWFENEGRDHHFSTFQGDGGSGAGHSPNYKTFIQVKNENLGQGEKADYYTAKGTVMFIKKDNCMYQACPTADCNKKLVDQGNGHYRCEKCNREFPNYKWRMILNANVADHTDNQWITCFQESAEALLGIPADELGEMREKDESQFDRVINEALFKNYLFKLRAKVETYNDESRLKTVCMAANPVNYIDYGNLLLERLSQLGI, via the exons atgaagctctCTAATAATGCGATTCTCCAGATTCTTCATGAATTGACACCTGAAAATCCCAAATTTCAGGTtataaatgcaaagaaaatagAGTCAGCAGCCAACTCAGTGGATCGTTATAGGCTTCTGCTATCGGATGGAGATTACTTGTATTCTCATGTCATGTTAGCAGCCCAACTTAACAGATTTATGGAAAGCAATGAAATTACTAATTATGCAGTTATTGAAGTGACAAAATATATGTGTAATAAATTGGCTGGGGACAAACGTGTTATTATAATTTTGGATCTTAAAGTTCTTGCTTCAG GAGCAGACGTTGGAGAAAAGATAGGCAATCCTACTGTCATTAACCCAAGTGAAATACCTCCACTGAGCTCTCTTAAAGAAGATGTACCAGAGCAGAAAGTTTCTCTACCAACAtcaaaacctttggccacaaaTAACCATTTTGGAAAGTTTGGAGGATCA AATCCAGAAAATAACAATCAGAAGCTGAGTAAGCCCTCAACACCATCAACGCCATCTTCGCGTGTTCATTCAATTACAAGTTTAACACCTTATCAAAATCGTTGGCGCATTAGAGCTAGGGTTACATTCAAGTCTAATATTCGCACATGGAGCAATTCAAAAGGTGAAGGGAAGCTTTTTAATGTCAACCTGATAGATGAATCAGGTGAAATTAGGTGCACAGGTTTCAATGAACAGCTGGATAAGTTTTATGACATGCTGGAAGTCAATAAAGTCTACTATTTCTCTAAATGCTCTTTGAAAACAGCCAATAAGCAGTATTCCAACTTGAAATGTGACTATGAAATGACTATGAATGCAGAAACTATCATTGAACCTTGCAACGATGGGGCAGATTTACCATCATTGACTTTTGAGTTTGTTAAAATCTCAGAACTGGATAAGTTTAAGCCTAATTCCAATGTTGATATTGTTGGCATTGTGAAAGTATGCAATGATGTCTCATCTGTGGTCAGCAAACAGACTCAGAAAGAAATTGTCAAACGTGACCTTCAGCTGGTAGACCAGTCTGGAGTTGCTGTGAATCTAACATTGTGGGGAGATGATGCCACCAAGTTTGATGGCCAGGGCTTCCCTGTTATTGCTGTCAAAGGAGCCAGAGTTTCTGACTTCAATGGACGCTCCTTGTCAGTATCTGGAAGTAGTCAGCTTATTGTCAATCCGGGCATTCCTGAAGCTTTTACTCTTCGTGGATGGTTTGAAAATGAAGGGCGAGATCATCACTTCAGCACTTTCCAGGGAGATGGTGGTTCAGGTGCTGGACATTCTCCCaactataaaacatttattcag GTTAAGAATGAAAATCTTGGCCAAGGAGAAAAGGCTGACTACTATACAGCCAAAGGAACTGTCATGTTTATCAAGAAAGATAACTGCATGTACCAAGCATGTCCAACTGCTGACTGCAATAAAAAACTGGTTGACCAAGGCAATGGACATTACAGGTGTGAGAAATGCAATAGAGAATTTCCCAATTACAAATGGAGAATGATTCTCAATGCAAATGTTGCAGACCATACAGACAATCAGTGGATTACTTGTTTTCAAGAGTCTGCAGAAGCTCTGCTTGGGATCCCTGCAGATGAGCTGGGTGAAATGCGAGAAAAGGATGAGAGTCAGTTTGACAGAGTCATAAATGAAGCTTTGTTTAAGAATTACTTATTTAAGCTGCGAGCCAAGGTTGAAACCTACAATGATGAAAGCCGCCTAAAAACTGTTTGTATGGCAGCAAATCCAGTTAACTACATAGATTATGGAAACTTGCTTTTGGAAAGGCTTTCACAGTTGGGAATTTAA
- the LOC106077622 gene encoding tyrosine-protein kinase Src42A-like has translation MGNCFAGPHSDPATNPVEISPTHRIDSNGIVTKTTSAAASNTNNSQGSPSPSNQSPQHKVETNVDVIHTGPLKVFVALYDYDARTDEDLSFRKGEHLEIINDTQGDWWFARSKTTKKEGYIPSNYVAKLKSLESEAWYFGKIKRVEAEKKLLSPENEHGAFLIRDSESRRNDYSLSVRDGDTVKHYRIRQLDEGGFFIARRITFRALSDLVDHYSADSDGLCVNLRKPCSQIEKPQTVGLSYNTKDQWEIPKSSLKLIRKIGHGQFGEVWEGLWNNTTPVAIKTLKPGTMDPKDFLAEAQIMKKLRHAKLIQLYAVCTQDEPIYIITELMKNGSLLEYLQGKGRLLKLPNLIDVGAQIACGMAYLESQNYIHRDLAARNILVGDSNNVKIADFGLARVIKEDEYEARVGARFPIKWTAPEAANFNRFTIKSDVWSFGILLTEIVTYGRVPYPGMTNAEVLHQVEHGYRMPCPQGCPKALYEIMLDCWRKEEIERPTFETLQWKLEEFFSMDPKEYREASFVR, from the exons ATGGGAAACTGTTTTGCTGGACCTCATTCAGATCCAGCTACGAATCCTGTGGAAATTTCACCAACTCATAGAATAGATTCGAATGGTATAGTAACAAAAACTACAAGTGCAGCAGCTTCTAACACAAATAACTCTCAGGGTAGCCCATCACCATCAAATCAATCGCCACAGCATAAAGTTGAAACCAATGTGGATGTTATACACACTGGACCTCTAAAGGTTTTTGTGGCTTTGTATGATTATGATGCTCGAACAGACGAAGACTTGTCTTTCAGAAAAGGAGaacatttagaaataataaatgatacaCAAGGAGACTGGTGGTTTGCAAGATCAAAGACTACCAAAAAAGAAGGTTATATACCCTCTAATTATGTGGCGAAACTAAAAAGTCTTGAGTCTGAAGC cTGGTATTTTGGTAAAATCAAAAGAGTTGAAGCAGAGAAAAAACTGCTTTCACCAGAAAATGAACATGGTGCATTTTTGATTCGTGACAGTGAAAGTCGTAGAAATGATTATTCATTATCAG TGCGGGATGGTGACACAGTGAAGCATTATAGAATTCGTCAGCTAGATGAAGGAGGCTTTTTTATTGCAAGGCGGATAACATTCCGTGCTCTGTCAGATTTGGTGGATCACTACAGTGCTGATTCTGATGGCTTATGTGTCAATCTTAGAAAACCATGTTCTCAG ATTGAAAAACCACAAACAGTTGGCCTATCATACAACACAAAAGATCAATGGGAAATTCCTAAGAGCTCACTTAAACTGATCAGAAAAATTGGACATGGTCAGTTTGGTGAGGTCTGGGAAGGTTTATGGAACAATACAACACCAGTTGCAATCAAGACTTTAAAACCAG GCACCATGGATCCTAAAGATTTCTTGGCTGAAGCTCAAATAATGAAAAAGTTGCGCCATGCAAAACTGATACAGTTGTATGCAGTCTGTACACAAGATGAACCTATCTATATTATTACAGAATTAATGAAAAATGGCAGCTTGTTAGAATATTTACAAG gtAAAGGACGCTTACTGAAGCTACCCAACTTGATTGATGTTGGAGCACAGATTGCTTGTGGCATGGCATACCTTGAATCACAAAATTACATCCATAGAGATTTGGCAGCTAGAAATATACTTGTGGGTGATAGCAACAATGTCAAAATAGCAGATTTTGGCTTGGCTAGAGTGATTAAG gaGGATGAGTATGAAGCCAGAGTAGGTGCAAGATTTCCTATCAAGTGGACAGCCCCTGAAGCTGCCAACTTCAACAGGTTCACCATTAAATCTGACGTTTGGTCTTTTGGTATTTTGCTGACTGAAATCGTTACATATGGACGTGTACCTTATCCAG GTATGACTAATGCTGAAGTGCTGCACCAGGTGGAACATGGCTACCGCATGCCCTGCCCACAAGGTTGTCCCAAAGCACTTTATGAGATAATGCTTGATTGTTGGCGTAAAGAAGAAATTGAAAGACCAACATTTGAAACTCTTCAGTGGAAATTGGAAGAGTTTTTCTCAATGGATCCTAAAGAGTACAGAGAAGCTTCATTTGTGAGATAA